The following DNA comes from Geobacter sp..
GGGACCGGAGACTCCCAGTGTCAGCCGCTGGTAGCAAAGCCCGGCCGGGATGCCATTGGCTCTGAGCAGTGCTGCCAGCAGGTGGCTTTTGGCGTAGCAGTAGCCGGTGCCATGAGCCAGTACGTCTGAGGCCCGGCAGGTGACCGGGTTCAGCTGGTAGTCCACGCTGTGCCGGATCTTATCCCGCACGAAGAGAAAACATTGGTGGGCGATTTCTGTCGGGCCGTCCGCTTTGACGGCCAATTCCCGTGCCTTTGCCAGAACCGCCGGATGCTGCCAGTCGATGAATTCGCTTTCTGCAAGGTAGCTGTCGAGATCCATGGCTACTCGCTCTCCGCATGGTGTT
Coding sequences within:
- a CDS encoding Cro/Cl family transcriptional regulator, giving the protein MDLDSYLAESEFIDWQHPAVLAKARELAVKADGPTEIAHQCFLFVRDKIRHSVDYQLNPVTCRASDVLAHGTGYCYAKSHLLAALLRANGIPAGLCYQRLTLGVSGPPYCLHGLNAVWLPEYGWYRIDARGNKPGVDAQFSPPVERLAFRLQDSNEADLPGILIEPLPEVIQVLTSCTTVEEVYKNLPDSAA